A genomic region of Candidatus Limnocylindrales bacterium contains the following coding sequences:
- a CDS encoding 3'(2'),5'-bisphosphate nucleotidase CysQ has product MNPFLNVAREAALIAGKIITEIRNRPDLRIRFKEDNSPVTQADLAAQEVIISTIRRYFNHQIRSEELPPTEGIFLGKDSPETWIIDPIDGTEEFISGGKYFSISIAYTYHGEVLAGVIYAPALEQLYYATRGDGAFLNDQRIQVSSKQTLKEARQLLTPEQFRKKIYQKILQVLETKPILLKASLSLKAALIASGEVDIYLKRGPTCEWDIAAGDLLIREAGGVLTDLAGLPILYTDKNPGHILGLCAGNKILHPVTLKTLRTQGLL; this is encoded by the coding sequence ATGAATCCATTTCTGAACGTAGCGCGAGAAGCAGCCCTAATTGCCGGTAAAATCATCACCGAAATTCGCAATCGTCCCGATCTGAGGATCCGATTTAAAGAAGATAACTCTCCGGTCACTCAAGCTGATCTAGCTGCACAGGAAGTTATTATCTCAACCATCCGACGATATTTTAATCATCAAATCCGAAGTGAAGAACTCCCCCCGACAGAAGGAATTTTCCTTGGCAAGGACTCTCCGGAGACCTGGATTATAGATCCCATAGATGGAACCGAGGAATTTATCTCCGGCGGAAAGTACTTTTCCATCTCCATCGCTTATACGTATCATGGGGAAGTCCTGGCCGGCGTTATCTATGCTCCGGCCCTTGAACAGCTTTATTATGCCACACGAGGAGACGGGGCTTTCCTGAATGATCAGCGCATCCAGGTTAGTTCTAAACAAACCTTAAAAGAGGCCAGACAATTACTGACTCCCGAACAGTTCCGGAAGAAGATCTATCAAAAGATTCTCCAGGTTCTTGAAACAAAACCGATCCTTTTAAAGGCCAGTCTTTCGTTAAAAGCGGCCCTGATAGCCAGTGGAGAGGTAGATATTTATCTTAAACGGGGGCCCACCTGTGAGTGGGATATTGCTGCCGGAGATCTTCTGATCCGGGAAGCCGGAGGGGTTTTAACAGACTTAGCAGGACTTCCTATTCTTTATACTGACAAAAATCCAGGTCATATCCTGGGTTTATGCGCAGGAAATAAAATCTTACATCCGGTGACTTTGAAGACTTTACGAACTCAGGGTTTGCTATGA
- the dinB gene encoding DNA polymerase IV, with the protein MLRKIIHLDMDAFYASIEQRDNPALKGQPVIVVMGLDAPHRHGAVATASYEARKFGVHSAMPLAQATRLCPQGIFLPVRLEYYRQVSRQVMEILSQYTALIEPVSIDESYLDVTANSQDAVDIAIAIKQEIKSRLNLTATAGVGPNKFIAKLASGMHKPDGLTVVRPHQVQEFLRDLPVESILGVGPVTQKKLNSLKIFTIGQLAAFDRTQLKERFGKLGLQFYDFANGIDLRPVMPARSHMQISRETTLGNRIPMDSIHQILTSLAEDIEDHLKKEGYWARTVTVKVRLDNQRQMTRSRTVFGKLQQKEELLKIALPLLNKIDLKGKKIRRIGLSVSNLISLQDPYQPQLFD; encoded by the coding sequence ATGCTGCGGAAGATTATCCATTTGGACATGGATGCTTTCTACGCCTCCATCGAGCAAAGAGACAATCCCGCCCTAAAGGGACAACCGGTCATCGTAGTCATGGGATTGGATGCCCCCCATCGCCACGGAGCGGTCGCCACAGCCTCCTATGAGGCCCGAAAATTCGGTGTGCACTCTGCCATGCCCTTAGCCCAGGCCACCAGGCTCTGTCCCCAAGGAATCTTTCTGCCTGTACGGCTGGAATACTACCGCCAGGTTTCTCGACAGGTTATGGAAATCCTCTCCCAGTATACCGCTCTGATTGAACCGGTTTCCATTGACGAATCCTACCTGGATGTTACGGCAAATTCCCAAGATGCCGTGGATATTGCCATAGCCATCAAACAGGAGATTAAATCTCGACTGAACCTCACCGCTACGGCCGGGGTCGGACCCAATAAATTCATTGCCAAGCTGGCCTCGGGAATGCATAAACCGGATGGACTGACCGTAGTCAGACCCCATCAGGTTCAAGAATTTTTGCGAGATCTGCCGGTAGAAAGTATCCTGGGAGTTGGACCGGTTACTCAAAAGAAACTGAATAGCTTGAAAATCTTCACCATTGGACAACTTGCCGCTTTTGACCGAACCCAGCTTAAAGAACGTTTTGGAAAACTCGGGCTGCAATTCTATGACTTTGCCAATGGAATTGATTTGCGTCCGGTGATGCCAGCCCGCAGCCACATGCAGATCAGCCGAGAAACGACTCTGGGGAACCGGATTCCCATGGATTCCATCCACCAGATTTTGACTTCTTTAGCCGAGGATATTGAGGATCATCTCAAAAAAGAAGGTTACTGGGCCAGGACGGTAACCGTGAAGGTACGCTTAGATAACCAGCGGCAGATGACCCGAAGCCGAACCGTTTTTGGAAAGCTACAACAAAAAGAAGAATTGTTGAAAATCGCCTTGCCGTTACTGAACAAAATAGACCTGAAAGGAAAGAAGATTCGCCGGATCGGTCTTTCTGTATCCAATCTGATCTCTCTACAGGATCCTTATCAACCCCAGCTTTTTGATTGA
- a CDS encoding quinone oxidoreductase has protein sequence MKAIRVHSYGGPEALKYEEVPTPKPGPGEARVKIEAAGVNYIDIYHRTGLYPGQLPFTPGMEGAGVVDEVGPGVSEIKVGDRVAYAMQQGSYAEYAIVPAWKLVPLPDNLSTQSAAAAMLQGMTAHYLTHSTYPLKTGDTVLIHAAAGGVGLLLIQMAKRRGAKVFGTVSTEEKASLAKEAGADAIILYTQSDFEEEIKKLTNGQGVEVVYDSVGKTTFDKSLNCLKPRGYLALFGQSSGPVPPVDLRILAKGSYFLTRPTLSHYAANRAELLQRAGDLFRWITSGELKLRIDHTYPLAEADKAHQALEGRKTSGKLLLIP, from the coding sequence ATGAAAGCCATTCGAGTCCATAGTTATGGAGGTCCGGAAGCTCTCAAGTATGAGGAAGTTCCCACTCCCAAACCGGGCCCCGGAGAAGCGCGGGTTAAAATCGAAGCCGCAGGGGTTAATTATATCGATATCTATCATCGAACCGGTCTCTATCCCGGTCAGCTTCCCTTCACTCCGGGTATGGAAGGGGCCGGTGTAGTCGATGAGGTAGGACCTGGGGTTTCAGAAATAAAGGTAGGAGATCGGGTCGCCTATGCGATGCAGCAGGGTTCTTATGCAGAGTATGCCATTGTACCTGCCTGGAAGCTGGTTCCCTTGCCGGATAATTTAAGTACCCAATCTGCCGCTGCGGCTATGCTTCAAGGAATGACCGCTCATTACCTGACCCATAGCACGTATCCTCTCAAGACAGGAGACACCGTGCTGATCCATGCGGCTGCCGGAGGGGTTGGCTTACTTCTTATTCAGATGGCTAAACGCCGGGGGGCTAAAGTATTCGGTACTGTCTCCACAGAGGAAAAGGCTTCTCTGGCAAAGGAAGCAGGTGCCGACGCCATCATTCTTTACACTCAATCTGATTTTGAAGAAGAGATTAAGAAATTGACCAACGGGCAAGGGGTTGAAGTAGTCTATGATTCGGTTGGGAAAACTACCTTTGACAAGAGTCTTAACTGTTTGAAACCTCGAGGTTATCTCGCCCTCTTCGGTCAATCCAGCGGTCCGGTTCCCCCGGTGGATCTCCGCATCCTTGCAAAGGGGTCTTATTTTCTAACCCGACCTACTCTCTCCCATTATGCAGCCAATCGAGCAGAGCTTCTGCAGCGGGCTGGCGATCTTTTTCGATGGATTACTTCCGGAGAGTTAAAGCTTCGGATTGACCATACTTATCCCCTTGCGGAAGCAGATAAAGCCCATCAGGCTCTGGAAGGGCGTAAAACCTCGGGTAAGTTGTTGTTGATTCCTTAA
- a CDS encoding glycosyltransferase family 9 protein has product MRFNRILIVRSSAVGDVVLTLPTLDAIRSSFPQARIGYIVDERPYDLIASHPFVDRVHFFPRKRWAATIFRPWRWPATLREIFALTREMRSERYDIVLDLQANLKGAFLSILSGARIRVGFARGYCREGNYWFSHLQVTPPRWPLHLVEKFLAVAEFLGARPDCLRFPFPESPESRKRVEAFLQDCGLTTFAVLHPGSSEARKDKRWIPEYFAEVARRLAIEKGLRCVVCYGPGERRLAERIVAASDGKALLSLPTKTLLDLIELFRRACIFIGTDSGPMHIAAAVGIPCVALFGSGSPTLYGPYPYPGSYHRLIYKPRRGFSGGMQAITVEEVYEAVVEHLSGLLKNPTNRA; this is encoded by the coding sequence TTGCGTTTCAATCGTATCCTGATTGTTCGCTCGAGTGCTGTGGGGGATGTCGTTCTGACACTTCCGACATTGGATGCCATCCGATCTTCCTTCCCCCAGGCAAGGATTGGCTATATCGTCGATGAACGCCCCTACGATCTTATTGCCTCGCATCCTTTTGTAGATCGTGTGCATTTTTTTCCGCGTAAGCGTTGGGCAGCTACGATTTTCAGACCCTGGCGATGGCCGGCAACCCTCCGTGAGATCTTTGCGTTGACCCGAGAAATGCGGTCCGAGCGCTACGATATAGTTTTGGATTTACAGGCCAATCTGAAAGGAGCCTTTCTTTCGATTTTAAGCGGTGCCCGCATACGGGTGGGATTCGCCCGTGGCTATTGTCGCGAAGGGAATTACTGGTTTTCACACCTGCAGGTGACCCCTCCGAGATGGCCTTTGCATCTGGTCGAGAAGTTCCTGGCCGTAGCCGAATTTCTTGGAGCCCGCCCGGATTGCTTGCGATTTCCATTTCCTGAATCACCGGAGAGTCGGAAGCGTGTCGAAGCATTCCTTCAGGACTGTGGACTGACAACCTTCGCCGTGCTTCATCCGGGAAGTAGTGAGGCCCGGAAGGATAAGCGCTGGATACCGGAATACTTTGCAGAGGTTGCACGAAGACTTGCCATAGAGAAGGGACTTCGCTGTGTGGTCTGCTACGGACCCGGTGAACGAAGGCTGGCCGAAAGGATTGTAGCAGCTTCCGATGGAAAAGCTTTACTGTCTTTGCCTACCAAGACCCTTCTGGATCTCATAGAACTCTTCCGTCGGGCCTGTATATTCATCGGTACCGATTCCGGCCCTATGCATATTGCAGCCGCCGTTGGAATTCCTTGTGTGGCGCTCTTTGGTTCCGGGTCACCGACCTTATACGGCCCCTATCCGTATCCAGGCTCCTATCATCGACTCATCTACAAACCCCGCCGAGGATTCTCCGGAGGTATGCAGGCCATTACCGTTGAGGAAGTCTATGAAGCCGTCGTTGAACATCTCTCTGGGCTTTTGAAAAATCCTACGAATCGGGCATGA
- a CDS encoding Kdo hydroxylase family protein — protein sequence MLTTYTTQQLEMLAPHAISDELEQGHIVVFDPCPVPLPKHDDMRFLLEELPWRLKLKNISYHRESDRVYGFRGTTQETARITRILKEHSHHVQEFLHRVISHLIQGWVVATCSFRPIEEQGRNLPAHASNELVHIDAGAYGATHGDRILRFFVNINPGRDRVWITKGTFPEIYTRWGETAGVAPPKLLTEGPLQRLYTGVLRELSKFMPPVQFMDSSPYDRTMRRFHNFMKDSSVFQQSLEGHQEFRFKPYTAWMAFTDMVSHACISGQFAFVSTFIIPLGNCRYPELSPFYILQYGPSGVITTPGSRPTTT from the coding sequence ATGTTAACAACTTATACCACCCAACAACTGGAGATGCTGGCTCCCCATGCGATCTCCGACGAACTTGAGCAGGGTCACATTGTTGTGTTTGATCCCTGCCCAGTGCCGCTACCGAAACATGACGATATGAGGTTTTTGCTCGAAGAGCTACCCTGGCGCCTGAAGCTTAAGAATATCAGCTATCACCGGGAGTCCGATCGTGTATACGGATTTCGGGGTACGACCCAAGAGACTGCCCGTATCACACGAATTCTTAAGGAACATAGCCATCATGTTCAGGAATTCCTCCACCGGGTGATTTCCCATCTCATCCAGGGATGGGTGGTGGCGACCTGCAGTTTTCGTCCCATAGAGGAACAAGGCCGTAACTTGCCGGCCCACGCATCCAATGAACTGGTCCACATTGATGCCGGTGCTTATGGGGCTACCCATGGAGATCGTATTTTACGTTTCTTTGTGAATATAAATCCCGGCAGGGATCGGGTTTGGATTACGAAAGGTACTTTTCCGGAGATATATACGCGTTGGGGAGAAACCGCCGGAGTTGCTCCGCCCAAATTATTAACCGAAGGACCCTTGCAGCGTCTCTACACCGGTGTTTTACGGGAGCTTTCTAAGTTTATGCCACCCGTTCAGTTCATGGATAGCTCACCCTATGACCGAACTATGCGTCGTTTCCATAATTTCATGAAAGACTCTTCAGTTTTCCAGCAGAGCCTGGAAGGGCATCAGGAATTCAGATTCAAACCGTATACGGCCTGGATGGCCTTTACAGATATGGTAAGTCATGCCTGTATCTCGGGGCAATTTGCCTTTGTGAGTACTTTTATTATTCCACTTGGTAACTGTCGGTATCCGGAACTTTCTCCATTTTATATTCTTCAGTACGGTCCCTCAGGTGTGATTACCACGCCGGGTTCCAGACCTACCACAACATAA